A segment of the Carya illinoinensis cultivar Pawnee chromosome 1, C.illinoinensisPawnee_v1, whole genome shotgun sequence genome:
AGTCaacaaaacaattattttgACAACTAGTTATGGACAAATATGGACCGGCGGGAACAAAGGGACAAGATTACAACAGTGAAAGAGTTGGATGATGGTGGGACACTCCTCATCCAACTTGCATAGCCCTacaaagaaatatttttcatgaattttcaaaaaaaaaaacagtgctGTAATTGGTAGAAAAATGTCAGAGACAGACAACTGTGAAGAATCGGAATCAAAACTCATCGCCGATCTGTTTACATGTATGATGGAGACGAGATGATCATCTACAATAATAAGGTAGGGCTAAAAAGTGCTTTGCGGCAGCTGTTTTCTGACATTGACACCCCAACAAAGAACTAATGCTTTTCGAATGCCTGCCGGCAAGGCTGACGAGCTACCAAGTTTCTTTCCGCATTGTTTGAGACAATTGTGCCTTATTTTCTTGGAAAGGACGAGACCTAGTTTTCTAGACATCACGTATTTTCATAGCCAACGGTAAATGCCGAGATATTTTTGTGTTTCATTTCATATTTAAGTCAAAGTAATCATAAATATATCTTCGTGAAGATATTTTAAACTCTATATCTGCTGTGATCATGGTGAGAATCAACCAATGtataaaacaaacaatcaattgAGTAAACTGAATCTTACTCGGATTGATCTAAAGATGACAcgactattaataaatttgaattgaaaaatattatcagATCCTAATTGATCTTATTGCATGATTTTATATTGTGTTTGTCATTCGCATCTCgtataatctttttttattattaccgAGTGTTTGAAAACATCTCAATTAATCTCAAAAGTAACATcgtataaaaaattatcaaccCAAGTGTTGTCAAGTGGAAACAACACCTAGCTGAAACCCCTCAATTTGATAAGTTATTTGAACCTCAAACTAAATTGAGGGATCAGTTGTTAACCCCTAATTGCTAAATTGGCATGAAAAATTAGATGCTATTTATCACAGGAGAAGTACTATAGCCACAAAAAGatctcacaaaaataaactcacaaattgatataCTTTCATACGATAAATTAAATATACTTCACAATCTAACAtactaaatcaaattatgtcaatttgtgGATTACTTTTATGAGATCTCTTTGtaattaaaacatttctcttatCACAAACCCGATTGTTTTGTCCTTTCTTCTGTTTTGTACTTTCTTCTTTGGTAAAGATGGAGGGCAAGCAATTTTGCAGCAGCATTAAGAGGAGATCCATTCATCAAAGGCTTGCCGTTGTCACTTGTTATCAAACTTCGGCCATGTACATAAAGCTGGAAGTATTGAGCCGCCTCCAACGTGGAAGGAGCTGATGATGGATCCTGTTAACCTTCTAATTCagaacatgtatttttttaatcggAACCGGGGGTTCCAGACCAGGTCGGGAAGAAACCCGGCTCCGGATGAACAGTCTTAATATCCTACAATTGCTTCTATTATCAACACTACAACTTGAGCCAGGCTATTGAATTAGGCAACCTTGCAGCTGAAGTGATAGGCAAGATTAGAAAGGTAGAGGAATATAATAATACTGGGGAATGATTCTGTATTGAATGGAATATCCCATGTAAACAGTGCTCATAATCACCGTAAACGTGTTTAATTAAACAATGTTAAGAGAAGAATTCAACCCAGGAAATACACAACAAAGGGCGGTTTTAAAGGAAAAGGGAGAAAATTAAGAACCATATACAAAGACAGTTGATTATGCCAAGTATGAGAAGTCTTATTATGTACAATATATTTGGTTCACGTGGTCAAGGAGAAAACTActaaaattttctcttttaaagttCTATTGGAAATCTTTTCCCAATGCTAAGTTATATCCCCTTCAACATTAACCATGTTCTATAAGGTAAGAAGCTATATTTACATTgaaattacaagaaaaaaacTACTTATAATTCATTCGCTAACTCATCCCTTTGCCGGCGCATTCGAGCTCCCCACGACAAATTTCCATCAGCATCCTTGTTCATGCTTCTTCTCTTTAGCCCCGATAGCTGAGCTTGCCAACGGTTCTTCCACTCACCTCTCTCTTCCATTCCCTGATCATCACGGAAAATTGATTTGAATATTGGTAATAAAGTAAAAACAAGAGTCGGAAAGCCCAACAACTAATTTCCAAACACAAGTTCTTAGTAGCAAACGAGAAAATGACGAGAGCCTACAGAATAGAGGGAAGAAGATGGAACCCTTTTCCCTTCCAGGGCCATACTAAGAAAACAGAACGGCAAAAAGAACCGAAAGATCGTAAATTTAATGGCAGCTAAGAAAGCAACCATTTTTAAACAACTAACTATAATCTATGAGTTACCATAAGCACCATGGCCAATGGCCATGCTTCAAAATATCCAGTGAACTGCACTGAACTAAACCAAGCTTTTCATGAGATTGATGGAGGAAGTAGCTTTCCATAATCGAAAAATAAATTCTTGTTTGGTAGATTCAAAGGAAATAGAAATATTGAAGATGACAAACCTAAGAATTAACAGCTTAATTAAAGAATATCAGAAGTAATATTGAGAACGAAATCCCAACAAAGTTGGGTGATTATCttgttaaaaaaacaatatttttaggATTAACCAACAAGAGTCAGAAGTCCTACATTTCTTCTTCTGATCAGGCATACCAATAACAAAGATATCATAGTGAAGGATGCAGAGCCATtcatgcttctttttttttttttttttaatatttgaaagcCTGATTTGCCAATTTAATGGTGCAACAAAGAGATAGCAGGGAACAAGACAAATTCTTTAAGACACGGCTGAGGAATTTATAAACGATGATGAGTAAATTATATGCATgctgaaatcaacattttccgAAATTTCCCAAAACTCCAACGCCAATAATAAATCCgtacaaaaattgaaaagaaacacaaatgaacaaagatggcaatataaataattgaaagaagtGAATTCAATGAACTGAACCCCAAACCCAACCatctaaagaaaaattaaaataatcccatagagagagagacgcaAACCTCGTTGCTCTGGTATTGTCTTCGAGCCGAGAACGCGAGGTGGAGACCTTTGGCCAAGTCTCTGTCATAGAGAGCTCGCCTTCCGGGATCCGACAAGATCTCGTAAGCCTCTTGGACCCGGATAAACCGCTTGGTGTACTCCTCGGCCCGGCCGGGCGGGGAGACGTCGGGGTGGTACTTCCGGGCTAGCTGCTTGTACGCCTGCTTGATGTCGACCAAGGATCCGGACTCGGGTATGCCCAAGAGCTCGTAGAAGCTCAAACCGGAGGCGGCGGCGGCCTCCTCTGTCATCAGCCCATCATTGACGGCGGCCCTGGCCGTGGTTCTGAGCGACACGGGAGGCATACAGGTGGCGGATACGAGTTTGGAGGTGAAGAAACTGGAGTGGGAAAAGGAAAACCGGGAATTCGAATTGGGTATGTTTATGAGTCGTGTGGTGGGGAGGTGGAAGAGGCGAGAGTCGCTTCCTTGAATCGGTGTAAAGCCGTAGCAACGCATTGCTTTGCGCCGTGTGTGTGGATGATTTGGGATGCTGTCCTCTCTTTTCTTGTAGCTTCTCTCCTCTTATATGTTCacctcttatttatttattcgttattaattttttgtgtttgattttattctcaaaaagatttatttttgttttcgttGAATTTTCAAAGTGGGGTTCATTTTTGTATCGGAGAGTTGTGGGCAAGTCGGGATCATGGGTGGGGGCAGAAAGAGAAAGGGGGTGGAATAGATTCAACTAGAATTGGAATAGAAATAGGACTGTTGCTTTTTTAGGAGGTATGGTTCAAATAAGGAAAGAGAAATATTAATTgtcttgtaattatttaaaaaaaattaaataaatatgagataaggaaaatattagtttatcaaaaataaaataccaacattttatttatttatttaataattacaaattatttttaataattaatcaggtaattcaattaattaaatCGGATAATTCatgataattttaaatctagtttgaatagtaaaaattttttattacatctcatctcatctcatcacatcacatcatatcattataactttttcatattcacacataaaatataataaataatttaatttttttaaatcttaaaatattaataatattttatttaactttcaattttcatctaaaatcattttatttcacTCTACAAATAGCACCCGAGtgctttattattaataaagaatactaaagatcatatataatgcaattcaagtatttaatatcatgtataaaaaaaaaagtttaaaatatgaaCTCATTAACTTGTTTAAATAAGAAAATCGCATGAATTTAAATAGTTTCGTAcgtcatttatatatttttacatcAATTGTCTATATTATATTGCCACAAATATTGTCATAtacaaataagataaatatcTTGTAGTTATAAATACATCACAATAATAGCACGTTtatctttttctatttattattgtcTATTTcgagtttgtttttttgtttttttagttaGCATCATCACTTGTTGATCTACTGTTTTCCAGCAATTTAGGGCCGTCACGCGTCCCTCCAGCAACTTCTCCAAGTGTTGATCGTCCAATTGGTGGAAGAAATCCGCTCATTTAAAGCCACACGTGCGCCTCGAAGAGTTCTCTTCCGCCATGTGCGACAGTTTTGAAGCCAACGACTTTGGATTTTCAAGACTCAATTATTCTCTTCTCTCCAGTTGTGGCACGTGGCCTGCAAGCACCATCGCCAGTGCCAACCCCTTGCTGGCAATTCATCATAGTGTTCGATTGTTACACTATGTTTATGTTTTCCCTAACCAAGGATTAAGTGAAAGTGGATGTGATAGTTTTTTTCAGCCAGTCCAGACCAACACGTTGCAACACACCCCCTTGCACTGTGGCTTCCAGCTATAGTTTTATAATCTGTTTATCATACTATCTTAAAACAAAAcgatattttcaaatcttaaaataaaaattatattaaaaatttatattctaataatattttaattttataatatttttattaatttctttcttcttattttttaaaatctcattttaatattatttataaatcattttactattatttattgatATTCTTATCTCATATTTTCTCCTAATCAATCCTTAAAACTTATACCTAACAGTAACGTGTTCTTATGTGTTAAGAGATATGATTTTAGAGCATTCTCATTCAGTatcttaaaatattgttatcttTATAATTTAAAGAGTTAAGTTAACTTTTTGACAAAATAGGTACTTCATCCAATTTCCTATTTTAAGATATAGGTTTAGAATGTAAACATGATTTTCTATATTTAGGGAGTTACTATTTATcccttaaattaattttttttatatattttatagataatagttaaagatgtagaaataataagaataaattaataataaataattattttaatatgatagaaaaataataaaaaatgagatttaagagatttttcaaatatgaataaaatttaataaataattaatagaaatatgagtttttgatacaatttttaaaaaattattgtaacTCGGAAATGAATGCGCTCGTACTGGCAAGCGGCGGATAGAAAGTCGAGACTAGGCTTGCCTAGAACGTTGCTGACACAAGAAGAAGACAATGCTTTACGACTGGAACAGAAAAAGCATGAGATTGGACAgctatatataatttcataagAGTAATGATTGacataagtattaaatatataaattttatataaatattttaataaaaatgaattttattaaaaaaataaactttttttaataataaaatctattttttataaaaaaaattatacaaaacttatatatttaaaatttgtatatatgACCTCTTGTTAGCTCGCCGTTCAACTTTAAATATAGTTGATatgattagaatattatttatttttaagcaaTATTATacgtaattataaaatgtataatcattatgtaattattttaaaaaagagtaaatttattattaaaaaattagttctttttataaaattcgtattaatttatttttttaaatgattaaataatatttattattgaacccaagatttcaagtttcatgtgattatagatctacacatggattttgataataacaaatgaattcaaagaataaatgagtttcaagctcaagttatctacacaatggagtcaagcacatcaaagaaccaagcatgagcaagaaggaaacaagttcacattaaagtcatagagtaatattgtaaatctcttaaaattcgaaattaggattaatgcttaaaattaatattttatcataaagtattaaaatacattttccacatgtgcatgaatatttttgaaaattaaatttgaaaattttgaaagatgattgattgtcatcttttacatgtgcatgccttgattaaagggttgaactttgaaaatattaaagatgattgattgtcttcttttacatgtgcatgccttaattaaagggttgaactttaaaaatattaaagatgattgattgtcatctttcacatgtgcatgttttatttgaatattttcaaaagtgattgatgcttttttagacttatacaaaaggtagatgattttgtttgaaaaatttgaaaagtaaagtgtgttccttttgtcatatacaaaaagtaaaagattaggtttgaattttttgaaaatgaaaatgtgctccttttgtcatatgcaaaatgtaaaagattaggtttgaattttttgaaaaggaaagtgtgctccttttgtcatatgccaaaagtaaaatattaggtttgatttttttgaaaaagtgaatgatattgtctttgacaattgaaaaagaagaaccttttatttgaattttttgaaaaagtgaatgatgttgtttttgacatgtgaatcttttttaatttgaatatgaagtctcatatgcctataaatagatcatttgagagcttcacattgacaacacaaagagcatacaacattcattcaaagctttcattctctcttctctaagcattgagccttaatccttgttcattttgagagatatagtttgcgctgtattattcttatttcactcattgaagagtgttttctgataacttacccactatcagctcttgtatcagaaaatggtgtgtataacccttgtgtgtgtagagaGTATTCTATacgaggaatagttgaatcaccacgtataaggtgattgcaagtatagagggtgttctatacggatcctttgtagcggtgttgttcaaaggtgtaataggtttctatctccacctgaaggaggttgaatagtgaatttgggaattctcaaggggtagcttgaggcgaggacgtaggcagtggggccgaaccttgttaacatatTCAGTTTGTTTATCTCTTACccttgcttttat
Coding sequences within it:
- the LOC122315816 gene encoding chaperone protein dnaJ 20, chloroplastic-like encodes the protein MRCYGFTPIQGSDSRLFHLPTTRLINIPNSNSRFSFSHSSFFTSKLVSATCMPPVSLRTTARAAVNDGLMTEEAAAASGLSFYELLGIPESGSLVDIKQAYKQLARKYHPDVSPPGRAEEYTKRFIRVQEAYEILSDPGRRALYDRDLAKGLHLAFSARRQYQSNEGMEERGEWKNRWQAQLSGLKRRSMNKDADGNLSWGARMRRQRDELANEL